A DNA window from Gillisia sp. Hel1_33_143 contains the following coding sequences:
- a CDS encoding 1,4-dihydroxy-2-naphthoyl-CoA synthase, whose product MTKIDWKTAKQYEDITYKKANGVARIAFNRPDVRNAFRPKTTSELYDAFYDAQEDTSIGVVLLSAEGPSSKDGVYSFCSGGDQKARGHQGYVGEDGMHRLNILEVQRLIRFMPKAVIAVVPGWAVGGGHSLHVVCDLTLASKEHAIFKQTDADVTSFDGGYGSAYLAKMVGQKKAREIFFLGRNYNAQEAFEMGMVNAVIPHAELEDTAYEWAQEILAKSPTSIKMLKFAMNLTDDGMVGQQVFAGEATRLAYMTDEAKEGRDAFLEKRKPNFEKKWLP is encoded by the coding sequence ATGACAAAAATTGATTGGAAAACTGCAAAGCAGTACGAAGATATCACCTATAAAAAAGCGAATGGAGTTGCGAGGATCGCCTTCAATAGACCAGATGTAAGAAATGCATTTAGACCTAAAACTACCAGTGAATTATATGATGCCTTTTATGATGCACAGGAAGATACTTCTATTGGAGTTGTATTGCTTTCTGCTGAAGGTCCTTCATCCAAAGATGGAGTTTACTCATTTTGTAGTGGAGGAGATCAAAAAGCAAGAGGGCATCAAGGGTATGTTGGAGAAGATGGAATGCACAGATTGAATATACTAGAAGTACAAAGATTGATTAGATTTATGCCTAAAGCAGTAATAGCAGTAGTACCGGGATGGGCTGTAGGTGGCGGACATAGTTTACATGTGGTTTGTGATCTAACCTTGGCGAGTAAAGAACATGCTATATTTAAACAAACAGATGCAGATGTAACTAGTTTTGATGGAGGGTATGGGTCTGCATATCTGGCGAAAATGGTAGGACAGAAGAAGGCAAGAGAGATCTTCTTTCTAGGTAGAAATTATAATGCTCAGGAAGCCTTTGAAATGGGCATGGTGAATGCCGTTATTCCTCACGCAGAACTAGAAGATACAGCGTATGAATGGGCTCAGGAGATTTTAGCTAAATCTCCAACTTCAATAAAAATGCTAAAATTTGCCATGAATCTTACCGATGATGGGATGGTAGGGCAACAAGTTTTTGCAGGAGAAGCAACACGATTGGCTTATATGACAGATGAAGCTAAAGAAGGTAGAGATGCATTCTTAGAAAAGAGAAAGCCTAATTTTGAGAAAAAGTGGTTACCATAG